From a region of the Fervidicoccaceae archaeon genome:
- a CDS encoding DUF1464 family protein, which yields MVKSLGIDPGTKSFDIVLLSDGRVVWEKSMETEQIASNPEILLQELKREEGEADIIIGPSGYGVPYVCNDDIVDPKIFFSEILLLTPLYLLMKKQNDLGFNVYRALYKLGTQLWRKGAPACYIPSVKQLSTVEISFKVNKIDLGTADKLASTFIASHYLRGVLGENGINDFFLLELGFGYNALIRVKNGYIYGGLGGTSLGPGFLTAGPLDLEIVVAGKRWKRNSVWKGGLFETCGNIPMYEVFQSRGEICRAYAKNMLQTIKAGIHYLGGSGTEPVVLSGRWSNPELSLFLKKELGLNIVFTRPRLEGSFASKEAAQGMAMMGDALLGGRFTSIFRQMKLDRAGGTVMDFIYIPDLRKVAERHFEAYRKSLKKEKFEMIFRNDDESHAE from the coding sequence ATGGTGAAGAGCTTAGGAATAGATCCTGGTACAAAGAGCTTTGACATAGTTCTCCTCAGTGATGGAAGGGTTGTTTGGGAAAAAAGCATGGAAACGGAGCAAATAGCTTCAAATCCTGAAATTCTCCTTCAGGAGCTGAAGAGAGAGGAGGGGGAAGCTGATATAATTATTGGCCCTTCTGGCTACGGAGTCCCCTATGTATGCAACGATGATATTGTGGATCCAAAGATATTCTTCTCTGAAATTCTTCTCCTCACTCCGCTATACCTCTTGATGAAGAAGCAGAATGATCTTGGCTTTAATGTCTACAGAGCTCTGTATAAGTTGGGTACTCAGTTGTGGAGAAAGGGAGCCCCAGCTTGCTATATCCCTTCAGTTAAACAGCTTTCCACCGTGGAAATTTCCTTCAAGGTGAATAAAATAGATTTGGGAACAGCTGATAAATTAGCTTCGACATTTATCGCTTCCCATTACTTAAGGGGGGTCCTTGGGGAGAATGGCATTAATGATTTCTTCCTCCTCGAGCTCGGGTTTGGTTACAATGCTCTAATCAGAGTGAAGAACGGATATATATATGGAGGTCTTGGCGGAACATCCTTGGGTCCTGGATTCCTGACAGCTGGTCCCCTAGACCTAGAGATTGTGGTGGCTGGGAAGAGATGGAAAAGGAATTCTGTGTGGAAGGGGGGACTTTTTGAGACGTGTGGTAATATTCCAATGTATGAGGTTTTTCAGTCTAGAGGAGAGATCTGCAGAGCATATGCAAAAAATATGCTTCAAACAATTAAGGCTGGAATTCACTATTTGGGAGGGAGTGGAACAGAGCCTGTAGTTTTAAGCGGAAGGTGGAGCAACCCAGAGCTCTCACTTTTTCTGAAGAAAGAGCTTGGTTTGAATATAGTTTTCACCAGGCCTAGACTGGAGGGAAGCTTTGCTTCGAAGGAGGCAGCACAAGGTATGGCAATGATGGGGGATGCACTGCTCGGAGGAAGGTTTACATCTATCTTCAGACAAATGAAGCTCGATAGAGCAGGTGGAACAGTAATGGATTTCATATATATACCAGATCTTAGAAAGGTTGCTGAAAGGCACTTTGAGGCATATAGGAAAAGCTTAAAGAAGGAAAAGTTTGAAATGATATTCAGAAACGATGATGAGAGTCATGCCGAGTGA
- a CDS encoding GTP cyclohydrolase, FolE2/MptA family gives MSFKQASPDIHEDPPAYPLDINRAGIRSLYIPISLEWDSSCLDVSGRLSVLISLPGSKKGVHIARLVSNVLETFDEKCMRIENALSRIAARALSSHPDSNSAEIKIIFSVPKDGQEIPIRLGVTRKRTGEERWHLAVSMKGTISCPCAKEVFKFYEKTDWNVTPTHMQRALAEVKVESHKNSMSLENAMELIDLISQSFSGKLQVYLSRDEEERLIKKIINTPLFAEDLARKIGWQLAKSSISLKADWISVRVTSFESIHPFNVYGEVMIDGEELRNRSWYKEL, from the coding sequence ATGAGCTTTAAACAGGCATCGCCAGATATTCATGAAGACCCTCCTGCTTATCCTTTGGATATTAACAGAGCTGGAATTAGGAGTTTGTATATACCAATTAGCTTGGAATGGGATAGCTCGTGCTTGGATGTATCTGGAAGACTCTCGGTCCTGATCTCCCTCCCTGGTAGCAAAAAGGGCGTTCACATTGCAAGGCTTGTTTCTAATGTGCTGGAGACATTCGATGAAAAATGCATGAGGATAGAAAATGCCCTTTCCCGCATTGCTGCGAGAGCTCTATCGTCTCATCCTGATTCAAACTCAGCTGAGATCAAAATAATTTTTTCAGTTCCAAAAGATGGACAGGAGATCCCCATACGTTTGGGAGTAACTAGAAAGAGGACAGGGGAAGAGAGGTGGCATCTCGCTGTTTCTATGAAGGGAACCATATCATGTCCATGTGCAAAGGAGGTATTCAAATTCTATGAAAAAACTGACTGGAATGTAACGCCTACTCATATGCAGAGGGCACTTGCAGAGGTTAAAGTAGAGAGTCACAAAAACAGCATGTCTCTAGAAAATGCTATGGAGCTAATTGACCTGATTAGCCAGTCTTTTTCAGGAAAGCTGCAAGTATATCTATCCCGAGATGAGGAGGAAAGGCTTATAAAAAAGATAATAAATACTCCTCTCTTCGCCGAGGACCTTGCCAGGAAAATTGGATGGCAGCTTGCTAAAAGTTCAATATCTTTGAAGGCTGACTGGATATCTGTTAGAGTAACGAGCTTCGAGTCAATTCATCCATTCAATGTATATGGGGAGGTAATGATAGATGGTGAAGAGCTTAGGAATAGATCCTGGTACAAAGAGCTTTGA
- a CDS encoding 6-carboxytetrahydropterin synthase, with protein MKVGIKGLTFDSSHYTLSENGKCESLHGHTFELELEVEGEINAETGMIMDFSTLKKAAREVLSEYDHKLILPASHISKTQLSGLFRTDIKLIDYPHATTEYIALSILKDLRKKIDGKITVRLYEGKNNFVEVKSDEL; from the coding sequence ATGAAAGTAGGCATTAAGGGACTTACCTTTGATTCATCTCACTATACATTGTCAGAGAATGGAAAGTGCGAGTCTCTCCATGGTCACACATTCGAACTGGAGCTGGAAGTTGAGGGAGAAATTAATGCTGAAACTGGAATGATTATGGATTTCAGCACTCTGAAAAAGGCAGCTAGAGAAGTTCTTTCCGAATATGACCACAAATTGATCCTTCCTGCTTCCCACATCTCAAAAACTCAACTTAGTGGCCTATTTAGGACAGATATTAAGCTAATTGACTATCCACATGCTACTACAGAATACATTGCCCTTTCTATATTGAAGGATTTGCGGAAGAAAATCGATGGAAAAATTACGGTTAGGCTATATGAGGGAAAGAACAATTTTGTGGAAGTGAAGAGCGATGAGCTTTAA